From one Gossypium hirsutum isolate 1008001.06 chromosome D08, Gossypium_hirsutum_v2.1, whole genome shotgun sequence genomic stretch:
- the LOC107899168 gene encoding GDSL esterase/lipase At4g10955, with translation MASGSEYFNRCGPKYLSNIDWNNAHHRRSVSASLVEGVYMLEEDRQARRGGSQCVAPPWWEFFNFKVVNALVDDNDKSIFGAIFEYKPSAYSYHRSMDRSPRYVIAFRGTLIKLESFARDLKLDIDIIRNGLHHTGRFRTAIKAVLDLVSVVGSSKVWLTGHSLGAAMAMLAGKNMAKRGNFLEAFLFNPPYVSPPIERIKNKKVRHGLRFAGTLIKAGIAFAAAASDNHNNSNGIQDSSFAAISGWIPCLFVNHLDPICSEYIGYFKHKKKLEDIGAGGLARLTSQHSLGNMAMSAVGIKGIDTSEPLHLLPSANLTVNLYPCQDMISAHELHQWWRPDLNLSCSVYKYK, from the coding sequence ATGGCCTCTGGAAGTGAATACTTCAACCGTTGCGGACCCAAATACCTTAGCAATATCGACTGGAACAACGCCCACCATCGAAGGTCTGTATCAGCCAGCTTGGTTGAAGGTGTTTACATGCTTGAAGAAGATCGACAAGCCAGACGTGGAGGCTCTCAATGTGTTGCGCCACCATGGTGGGAGTTTTTCAACTTCAAAGTGGTTAATGCACTCGTTGATGACAATGATAAAAGCATCTTCGGTGCCATTTTCGAATATAAACCTTCAGCTTATTCGTATCATCGTTCGATGGATCGAAGCCCTCGGTACGTAATCGCCTTTCGAGGTACCTTAATCAAGTTAGAATCGTTTGCAAGAGATCTTAAGTTGGATATCGATATAATTCGAAACGGACTTCATCATACTGGTCGTTTTAGGACCGCCATTAAAGCTGTTCTAGATTTGGTGTCAGTGGTTGGGTCTTCAAAGGTGTGGTTAACCGGTCATTCCCTAGGTGCAGCCATGGCAATGCTTGCTGGAAAAAACATGGCGAAAAGAGGGAATTTCTTGGAAGCATTTTTGTTTAATCCGCCATATGTATCTCCCCCTATTGagagaataaaaaataagaaagtgaGGCATGGACTTCGATTTGCTGGCACTTTAATCAAAGCTGGCATTGCATTTGCAGCTGCTGCAAGTGATAATCATAACAATTCAAATGGTATTCAAGATTCATCTTTTGCTGCAATATCTGGGTGGATTCCATGTCTGTTTGTGAATCATTTAGACCCCATATGTTCTGAATATATTGGTTACTTCAAGCataagaaaaagcttgaagacATTGGAGCTGGGGGTCTTGCAAGGCTAACAAGCCAGCATTCACTAGGGAATATGGCAATGAGTGCAGTGGGAATAAAGGGTATTGACACTTCGGAACCACTTCATTTGCTTCCTTCAGCAAATCTGACAGTGAATCTCTATCCTTGCCAAGATATGATTTCTGCTCATGAGCTTCATCAATGGTGGAGGCCTGATCTGAACTTGAGTTGCAGTGTTTACAAGTACAAATAG
- the LOC107898384 gene encoding protein LEAD-SENSITIVE 1, protein MKTVRIADLRPGDHIFSDRKSRLYFHHGIYVGDQMVIHLMGPSKTYNLRPCERCGFKPQAGIFKTCLDCFLNGHSLYRYEYDVSYLKLVFKRSGSCSIWDCRPENQVVETAYRLLEDKSFGSYNFFLNNCEDFAVYCKTGKAMSNQTAGLFGFNLVGAVGYHATKEIYEAVTN, encoded by the exons ATGAAAACAGTAAGAATAGCTGATCTAAGACCAGGAGATCACATCTTTTCTGATAGGAAATCACGTCTCTATTTTCACCATG GCATATATGTGGGAGATCAAATGGTGATTCATCTGATGGGACCAAGCAAGACTTACAACCTAAGACCCTGCGAAAGATGCGGGTTCAAGCCCCAAGCAGGGATCTTCAAAACTTGCCTCGATTGCTTCCTCAATGGCCATTCACTCTACCGCTACGAATACGACGTTTCTTACTTAAAACTGGTTTTCAAACGCTCTGGTTCTTGCAGCATTTGGGATTGCAGACCGGAGAACCAAGTGGTCGAAACCGCCTATCGTCTGCTCGAAGACAAGAGCTTCGGGAGCTACAATTTTTTCCTCAACAACTGCGAGGACTTCGCGGTGTATTGCAAAACGGGCAAGGCCATGAGCAATCAAACAGCAGGGTTATTTGGGTTTAACTTGGTTGGTGCTGTTGGATATCATGCCACCAAAGAGATCTATGAAGCCGTTACCAATTAA
- the LOC107898385 gene encoding protein LEAD-SENSITIVE 1, which translates to MGQPQSKPSKPRFPQPGDHIYCERKGGLYDHHGIYVGDDMVIHLRGAAKKLGELPACHKCGDKRVENGEIAKVCIDCFLDGATLQIFDYGVPLLEFIARKRGTCCQRDSKPPHEVISTATDLLERNGFGPYDMLTNNCEHFAVYCKTGSAASYQIAHHIEGVIATGPAGMLAGATVAVACGVSKGVRKTSSSW; encoded by the exons ATGGGACAGCCACAAAGCAAACCAAGCAAACCAAGGTTTCCTCAACCAGGGGATCACATCTACTGTGAAAGAAAGGGAGGTCTCTATGATCACCATG GAATATATGTGGGGGACGACATGGTGATTCATCTCCGGGGAGCAGCCAAGAAACTTGGGGAGCTACCTGCATGCCATAAATGTGGAGACAAGCGAGTCGAAAATGGTGAAATAGCAAAAGTATGCATAGATTGTTTCCTTGATGGTGCAACGCTCCAGATCTTTGACTATGGAGTTCCCCTTTTAGAGTTCATTGCAAGAAAACGTGGTACTTGCTGCCAACGCGATTCCAAGCCTCCCCATGAAGTTATTAGCACCGCAACTGATTTACTTGAACGGAATGGGTTTGGCCCCTACGACATGCTTACTAACAACTGTGAGCACTTCGCAGTGTATTGCAAAACAGGCTCTGCCGCAAGTTACCAGATTGCACACCATATTGAAGGAGTTATTGCTACTGGTCCCGCTGGTATGCTTGCTGGGGCTACTGTTGCGGTAGCTTGTGGTGTTTCGAAAGGCGTTAGGAAAACATCAAGCTCCTGGTAA
- the LOC107898387 gene encoding protein LEAD-SENSITIVE 1: MGQPQSKPSKPRFPQPGDHIYCERKGGLYDHHGIYVGDDMVIHLRGAAKKLGELPACHKCGDKRVENGEIAKVCIDCFLDGATLQIFDYGVPLLEFIARKRGTCCQRDSKPPHEVISTATDLLERNGFGPYDMLTNNCEHFAVYCKTGSAASYQIAHHIEGVIATGPAGMLAGATVAVACGVSKGVRKTSSSW; this comes from the exons ATGGGACAGCCACAAAGCAAACCAAGCAAACCAAGGTTTCCTCAGCCAGGGGATCACATCTACTGTGAAAGAAAGGGAGGTCTCTATGATCACCATG GAATATATGTGGGGGACGACATGGTGATTCATCTCCGGGGAGCAGCCAAGAAACTTGGGGAGCTACCTGCATGCCATAAATGTGGAGACAAGCGAGTCGAAAATGGTGAAATAGCAAAAGTATGCATAGATTGTTTCCTTGATGGTGCAACGCTCCAGATCTTTGACTATGGAGTTCCCCTTTTAGAGTTCATTGCAAGAAAACGTGGTACTTGCTGCCAACGCGATTCCAAGCCTCCCCATGAAGTTATTAGCACCGCAACTGATTTACTTGAACGGAATGGGTTTGGCCCCTACGACATGCTTACTAACAACTGTGAGCACTTCGCTGTGTATTGCAAAACAGGCTCTGCCGCAAGTTACCAGATTGCACACCATATTGAAGGAGTTATTGCTACTGGTCCCGCTGGTATGCTTGCTGGGGCTACTGTTGCGGTAGCTTGTGGTGTTTCGAAAGGCGTTAGGAAAACATCAAGCTCCTGGTAA